The proteins below are encoded in one region of Deinococcus metalli:
- the hemW gene encoding radical SAM family heme chaperone HemW has product MSVAPVLDPTVRHLYVHVPFCPSICPYCDFHVLTRRAGLVEAYLAKLDEEAARLADTHDVALDTVYLGGGTPSFLRDAELSALVGSVRRHLGWGRVENTLEVNPGTVSADRAALWRDLGLDRASVGVQSLDDATLRFLGRQHDARQARDAVTTLVDTAFRVSGDLITAVPGQPLDGDIRGLVELGVGHVSAYTLTIEPGTEFARRGVTVDEDDERRGFERTEALLGEHGFTRYEISNYARPGQQSQHNLSYWHGRTYLGLGPGAAGHYPAAGGSRILTTRRTNPHLHEWLAGAAGEDDPIDAHEYVTDALFMGLRLREGLDVADLSRRSGLDVRAAYAAPINANVARGLLTLDGDRLRATPQGWWLLNRVVTDFLEASPAEQAESP; this is encoded by the coding sequence GTGAGCGTGGCCCCTGTCCTCGACCCCACGGTGCGGCACCTGTACGTGCACGTGCCCTTCTGCCCGAGCATCTGCCCGTACTGCGACTTCCACGTGCTGACGCGCCGGGCCGGGCTGGTCGAGGCGTACCTGGCGAAACTGGACGAGGAGGCCGCGCGGCTGGCCGACACCCACGACGTCGCCCTGGACACCGTGTACCTGGGCGGCGGCACGCCCAGCTTCCTGCGGGACGCGGAACTGTCGGCGCTGGTGGGCAGCGTGCGGCGGCACCTGGGCTGGGGCCGCGTGGAGAACACCCTGGAGGTGAACCCCGGCACCGTCAGCGCGGACCGCGCGGCGCTGTGGCGCGACCTGGGCCTGGACCGGGCCAGCGTGGGCGTGCAGAGCCTCGACGACGCCACCCTGCGCTTCCTGGGCCGCCAGCACGACGCGCGCCAGGCCCGAGACGCGGTGACGACGCTGGTGGACACCGCCTTCCGGGTCAGCGGCGACCTGATCACCGCCGTGCCGGGGCAGCCCCTGGACGGCGACATCCGCGGCTTGGTCGAGCTGGGCGTGGGCCATGTCAGCGCGTACACCCTGACCATCGAGCCCGGCACCGAGTTCGCCCGCCGGGGCGTGACGGTGGACGAGGACGACGAGCGGCGCGGCTTCGAGCGCACCGAGGCGCTGCTGGGCGAGCACGGCTTCACCCGCTACGAGATCAGCAACTACGCCCGTCCCGGACAGCAGTCCCAGCACAACCTCTCGTACTGGCACGGCCGGACGTACCTGGGCCTGGGACCGGGCGCGGCGGGCCACTACCCGGCGGCCGGCGGCAGCCGCATCCTCACCACCCGGCGCACGAATCCGCACCTGCACGAGTGGCTGGCCGGCGCAGCGGGCGAGGACGATCCTATCGACGCGCACGAGTACGTCACGGACGCGCTGTTCATGGGTCTGAGGCTGCGCGAAGGCCTCGACGTGGCCGACCTGTCCCGCCGCAGCGGCTTGGACGTGCGCGCGGCCTACGCCGCTCCCATCAACGCGAACGTCGCCCGCGGCCTGCTGACCCTCGACGGCGACCGCCTGCGCGCCACCCCGCAGGGCTGGTGGCTGCTCAACCGCGTGGTCACCGACTTTCTGGAAGCGAGCCCCGCAGAACAAGCAGAATCGCCCTGA
- a CDS encoding thymidine phosphorylase has product MTPASIPDLIRKKRDGEAHPRAELEALILGYTRGDVPDYQVSAWLMAVYLRGMTPQETADLTMVMAESGDLMDLGELPRTVDKHSTGGVGDKTSLILTPMLAALGLTVAKMSGRGLAHTGGTIDKLESIPGWTSELSEERFTSQARGIGLSLVGQSKDLAPADGKLYALRDVTATVDCLPLIASSIMSKKLASGAHTVVLDVKVGAGAFMRTLEDGRGLARAMVDIGTRAGRQVRAVLTDMDTPLGHMAGNSVEVIEALDTLRGHGPHDLTELCVALAVEALAAQGEDSAQAETRARATLRGGSALAKFRAFVAAQGGDPTYVDDPSRFDVAPGRADVPAPAAGYVQRIDALSVGRAVLALGGGRERKGEAIDHGVGVELLKKPGEAVTVGEAVMRVYHRGGRGLDAALALLAEGLSVGPDAPAPEALILDRVN; this is encoded by the coding sequence ATGACTCCTGCGAGCATTCCCGACCTGATCCGCAAGAAGCGTGACGGCGAGGCGCACCCACGCGCCGAGCTGGAGGCGCTGATCCTGGGCTACACGCGCGGCGACGTGCCGGACTACCAGGTCAGCGCGTGGCTGATGGCCGTGTACCTGCGCGGCATGACGCCGCAGGAGACGGCGGACCTGACGATGGTGATGGCCGAGTCCGGCGACCTGATGGACCTGGGAGAGCTGCCGCGCACGGTGGACAAGCACTCGACCGGCGGGGTGGGCGACAAGACCAGCCTGATCCTCACGCCCATGCTGGCGGCGCTGGGGCTCACGGTCGCCAAGATGAGCGGGCGGGGGCTGGCGCACACCGGCGGCACCATCGACAAACTGGAGAGCATTCCCGGGTGGACCAGCGAGCTGAGCGAGGAGCGCTTCACCTCGCAGGCGCGGGGCATCGGCCTGAGCCTGGTCGGGCAGAGCAAGGACCTCGCGCCGGCGGACGGCAAGCTGTATGCCCTGCGGGACGTGACGGCCACCGTGGACTGCCTGCCGCTGATCGCCAGCTCCATCATGAGCAAGAAGCTCGCGTCGGGCGCGCACACCGTGGTGCTGGACGTCAAGGTGGGCGCGGGCGCATTCATGCGGACGCTGGAGGACGGCCGGGGCCTGGCGCGGGCGATGGTGGACATCGGCACCCGCGCCGGGCGGCAGGTGCGGGCCGTGCTGACTGACATGGACACCCCGCTGGGCCACATGGCCGGCAACAGCGTGGAGGTGATCGAGGCCCTGGACACGCTGCGTGGACACGGCCCCCACGACCTGACCGAACTGTGCGTGGCCCTGGCGGTGGAGGCCCTGGCAGCGCAGGGCGAGGACAGCGCGCAGGCGGAAACGCGGGCGCGGGCGACCCTGCGGGGCGGCTCGGCCCTGGCGAAGTTCCGGGCGTTCGTGGCCGCGCAGGGCGGCGACCCCACCTACGTGGACGATCCGTCGCGGTTCGACGTGGCGCCCGGCCGGGCGGACGTGCCCGCGCCTGCGGCCGGGTACGTGCAGCGCATCGACGCCCTGTCGGTGGGCCGGGCGGTCCTGGCCCTGGGCGGTGGCCGAGAACGCAAGGGCGAGGCTATCGACCACGGTGTGGGCGTGGAACTGCTGAAGAAGCCCGGTGAGGCCGTCACGGTGGGCGAGGCCGTGATGCGCGTGTATCACCGGGGCGGCCGCGGCCTGGACGCCGCGCTGGCCCTGCTGGCCGAGGGCCTGAGCGTGGGCCCGGACGCGCCCGCCCCCGAGGCGCTGATCCTGGACCGCGTGAACTGA
- a CDS encoding AAA family ATPase: protein MTEPRSEVLFLGGRAGSGKTSVASALHELLSARQVKHAVIEGDTLDLAWPPPWEHGLAATNLRALWTNYRALGYRRVIYTNVMSVLETDRLAAAMGDSPHVTAVLLDVSDDTMLERLRQRESAASLAAHLERNRPRRALLEQEAPAWVHRVPTDGRTLDALAAQLARLTGWVPDGA from the coding sequence GTGACTGAGCCCCGCAGCGAGGTGCTGTTCCTCGGCGGCCGGGCGGGCAGCGGCAAGACCAGCGTCGCGTCGGCGCTGCACGAGCTGCTCTCGGCCCGGCAGGTCAAACACGCCGTCATTGAGGGCGACACGCTGGATCTGGCGTGGCCGCCCCCGTGGGAGCATGGGCTGGCCGCGACCAACCTGCGGGCGCTGTGGACCAATTACCGCGCGCTGGGCTACCGGCGCGTGATCTACACGAACGTGATGAGCGTGCTGGAGACGGACAGGCTCGCGGCGGCGATGGGCGACTCGCCGCACGTGACCGCCGTGCTGCTCGACGTGAGTGACGACACGATGCTGGAGCGCCTGCGGCAGCGCGAGTCCGCCGCGTCGCTGGCCGCACATCTGGAGCGCAACCGGCCGCGCCGCGCCCTGCTGGAGCAGGAGGCGCCCGCGTGGGTGCACCGCGTTCCGACCGACGGGCGCACCCTGGACGCGCTGGCCGCGCAGCTCGCCCGGCTGACCGGCTGGGTGCCGGACGGGGCGTGA
- a CDS encoding (4Fe-4S)-binding protein, which yields MTHPASRPGNDDLAQGRAYTGEGITVYYDARRCLHVANCVRGLPDVFDPARRPWIQPANAGAQAIAAIVRTCPTGALHYVLDTQEAEVPQDPTTITPSPDGPLMIAGNLVIHTPAGEKKDVRAALCRCGHSGNKPYCDGTHKKGGWTSGEAAAGDATGD from the coding sequence ATGACCCATCCCGCTTCCCGGCCCGGCAACGACGATCTGGCGCAGGGCCGGGCCTACACCGGCGAGGGCATCACCGTGTACTACGACGCCCGGCGCTGCCTGCACGTCGCCAACTGCGTGCGCGGCCTGCCGGACGTCTTCGATCCCGCCCGGCGCCCGTGGATCCAGCCCGCGAACGCCGGCGCGCAGGCGATCGCGGCCATCGTCCGGACGTGCCCCACGGGCGCGCTGCATTACGTGCTGGACACCCAGGAGGCCGAAGTGCCGCAGGATCCCACCACCATCACCCCCAGCCCCGACGGCCCGCTGATGATCGCCGGGAACCTCGTGATCCACACGCCGGCCGGCGAGAAGAAGGACGTGCGCGCCGCGCTGTGCCGCTGCGGCCACAGCGGAAACAAGCCCTACTGCGACGGCACGCACAAGAAGGGGGGCTGGACGAGCGGTGAGGCCGCGGCCGGTGACGCCACGGGTGACTGA
- a CDS encoding outer membrane protein assembly factor BamB family protein, with translation MKATPDRRSLLPYTLAGGSALLAISVALAATPMGGPPFTAAQASSGAQVYTGNCASCHGAQLQGGAGPALSGTSFLTKWTGGSHQLSDLYAIISQQMPLNKPGSLSAQQYLDVTAFILSKNGYAAGSAALKASDLKVALARPTGSSTPGASSSGSAAPAAGTLPRAMMTVKAASTSAPTNADLLNPADGDWPMYNRTFDGQRYSPLSGITADNASKLGVKCVFQVGEVGAFQVGPVVYQGKMYITTAHATIALNADTCTKLWTSTYTPKGPEPFNTNRGVALYGGMLFRGTTDGHLLALDAKTGATLWDTWVADSAKGYFLSAAPAAANGLVYMGEAGADWGANGHIYAFDAKTGKRVWTFNVIPTGKEPGAETWQKGAEHGGGSLWTTLTLDAASNQLYVSIGNPAPDLNGGLRPGANLYTDSVVVLDGKTGKLDWYAQQIPHDTHDWDTAASPVLYEAGGKKIMTVANKGGWIYFYDRDTKKLFAKEETTTHLNADKAVSLTGRRDCPGTLGGVEWNGPALDPTAGMLYVNSVDWCATYKIGETRYVDGSFYFGGTGTFDPVKDARGWVRAYNAATGKPAWQKKMPTPMISGITPTAGGVVFTGDQNGDFYALNAKDGATLYRFRTGGSIGGGIVTYAVGGQQYVAVASGNASRSIWSTTGAATIFVFGVPKE, from the coding sequence ATGAAGGCCACCCCGGATCGCCGCTCCCTACTTCCCTACACCCTGGCCGGCGGCAGCGCGCTGCTCGCGATCTCGGTCGCGCTGGCCGCCACGCCGATGGGCGGCCCGCCCTTCACGGCCGCGCAGGCCAGCAGCGGCGCGCAGGTCTACACCGGCAACTGCGCGTCGTGCCACGGGGCTCAGCTCCAGGGGGGCGCAGGACCAGCGCTGTCCGGTACGTCCTTCCTGACCAAGTGGACCGGGGGCAGCCACCAGCTTTCCGACCTGTATGCCATCATCTCGCAGCAGATGCCGCTCAACAAACCCGGCAGCCTGAGCGCCCAGCAGTACCTCGACGTGACCGCGTTCATCCTGTCGAAGAACGGCTACGCGGCCGGCAGTGCGGCCCTGAAGGCCAGTGACCTGAAGGTGGCGCTGGCGCGGCCCACCGGGTCGTCCACGCCCGGCGCTTCCAGTTCCGGCTCGGCCGCGCCCGCCGCTGGCACCCTGCCGCGCGCCATGATGACCGTGAAGGCGGCCAGCACGAGCGCCCCGACGAACGCGGACCTCCTGAACCCCGCCGACGGCGACTGGCCGATGTACAACCGCACCTTCGACGGTCAGCGCTACTCCCCGCTGAGCGGCATCACCGCCGACAACGCCTCCAAGCTGGGCGTCAAGTGCGTGTTCCAGGTGGGCGAGGTGGGCGCGTTCCAGGTCGGCCCGGTCGTGTACCAGGGCAAGATGTACATCACCACGGCGCACGCGACCATCGCCCTGAACGCCGACACCTGCACCAAGCTGTGGACCTCCACGTACACGCCCAAGGGCCCGGAGCCCTTCAACACCAACCGCGGCGTCGCGCTGTACGGCGGCATGCTGTTCCGCGGCACCACCGACGGGCACCTGCTCGCGCTGGACGCCAAGACCGGCGCGACCCTGTGGGACACCTGGGTGGCCGACAGCGCCAAGGGCTACTTCCTGTCGGCCGCGCCCGCCGCCGCGAACGGTCTGGTGTACATGGGCGAGGCCGGCGCCGACTGGGGCGCCAACGGCCACATCTACGCCTTCGATGCCAAGACCGGCAAGCGCGTGTGGACCTTCAACGTGATTCCCACCGGCAAGGAACCCGGCGCCGAGACGTGGCAAAAGGGGGCCGAGCACGGCGGCGGCTCGCTGTGGACGACCCTCACGCTGGACGCCGCCAGCAACCAGCTGTACGTGAGCATCGGCAACCCGGCGCCGGACCTGAACGGCGGCCTGCGCCCCGGCGCGAACCTGTACACCGACTCGGTGGTGGTGCTGGACGGCAAGACCGGCAAGCTCGACTGGTACGCCCAGCAGATTCCCCACGACACGCACGACTGGGACACCGCCGCGTCGCCGGTGCTGTACGAGGCGGGCGGCAAGAAGATCATGACCGTGGCGAACAAGGGCGGCTGGATCTACTTCTACGACCGCGACACCAAAAAACTCTTCGCCAAGGAGGAGACCACCACCCACCTGAACGCCGACAAGGCCGTGAGCCTCACGGGCAGGCGCGACTGCCCCGGCACGCTGGGCGGCGTGGAGTGGAACGGCCCGGCGCTCGACCCCACGGCAGGCATGCTGTACGTGAACTCGGTGGACTGGTGCGCGACCTACAAGATCGGTGAAACGCGCTACGTGGACGGCAGCTTCTACTTCGGCGGCACCGGCACCTTCGACCCCGTGAAGGACGCCCGCGGCTGGGTGCGCGCGTACAACGCCGCGACCGGCAAGCCCGCGTGGCAGAAGAAGATGCCCACCCCGATGATCTCCGGAATCACGCCCACGGCCGGCGGCGTGGTGTTCACCGGCGACCAGAACGGCGACTTCTACGCCCTGAACGCCAAGGACGGCGCCACGCTGTACCGCTTCCGCACCGGCGGCTCGATCGGCGGCGGGATCGTCACGTACGCCGTGGGTGGCCAGCAGTACGTGGCCGTGGCGTCCGGAAACGCGTCGCGCAGCATCTGGAGCACCACGGGCGCCGCAACCATCTTTGTGTTCGGCGTGCCCAAGGAATGA
- a CDS encoding helix-turn-helix transcriptional regulator: MYDPSMRVLTVLELLQAREEVSGAELARRLEVSPRTVQRYVARLQDLGIPVEGRRGVGGAYRLRPGFQLPPLMFTGEEALALALGLRALTHLGLHALAPAAQGAGAKLARTLPHALRADVQALELSVQLDASPWVVGTDAALLADLLRAVRGACAVEFTYTARSERATTRRADIYRVVHVDGRWYAVGWCHLRAALRSFRLDRMQDVAVLDETFTPPPDFDAVAYLREAMPEPAAHEVSVWLEAPPEALRGAVSGWHTDLTPEAGGTRLRTRRDNLRSFAAFLLGLECSVRVDGPPALLQEFADLQNRCVAIQSGQAAESYSWSL; the protein is encoded by the coding sequence ATGTACGACCCCTCCATGCGGGTGCTGACCGTGCTGGAACTGCTCCAGGCGCGCGAGGAGGTCTCGGGCGCGGAACTCGCGCGGCGCCTGGAGGTCAGCCCGCGCACCGTGCAGCGCTACGTGGCGCGGCTGCAGGACCTGGGTATTCCGGTCGAGGGCCGCCGGGGCGTGGGCGGCGCGTACCGCCTGAGACCCGGCTTCCAGCTGCCGCCCCTGATGTTCACGGGCGAGGAGGCGCTGGCCCTGGCGCTGGGCCTGCGCGCCCTGACGCACCTGGGCCTGCACGCCCTGGCGCCCGCCGCGCAGGGGGCCGGGGCGAAGCTGGCGCGCACCCTGCCGCACGCGCTGCGCGCCGACGTGCAGGCGCTGGAACTCAGCGTGCAGCTGGACGCCTCGCCGTGGGTGGTAGGCACCGACGCGGCGCTGCTGGCGGATCTGCTGCGCGCGGTGCGCGGCGCGTGCGCCGTGGAGTTCACGTACACCGCCAGGTCCGAGCGGGCCACCACCCGCCGCGCGGACATCTACCGCGTGGTGCACGTGGACGGCCGCTGGTACGCGGTCGGGTGGTGCCACCTGCGCGCGGCGCTGCGCTCGTTCCGGCTCGACCGCATGCAGGACGTGGCGGTGCTGGACGAGACCTTCACGCCCCCGCCGGACTTCGACGCGGTCGCGTACCTGCGCGAGGCGATGCCCGAGCCGGCCGCGCACGAAGTGAGCGTGTGGCTGGAGGCCCCGCCGGAGGCCCTGCGCGGCGCGGTGTCCGGGTGGCACACCGACCTGACCCCGGAGGCGGGCGGCACGCGGCTGCGCACGCGGCGCGACAACCTGCGCTCGTTCGCCGCCTTCCTGCTGGGCCTGGAGTGCAGCGTGCGGGTGGACGGCCCGCCGGCGCTGCTCCAGGAGTTCGCGGACCTCCAGAACCGCTGCGTGGCCATCCAGTCGGGACAAGCGGCCGAATCGTATTCATGGTCGCTTTAA
- a CDS encoding DinB family protein: MTTTTTPSILTLDALLTHWQGHRGLTRRVIEAFPEGQLFTFSVGGMRPFGELAWEVYGVTGYNLQGLTTDDWSWNPPEAAPPHDRAALLAAWDAQTPQLDAAVPGIDPAWFVVPQTMAWGTMAPLHSVLYGIDNEIHHRAQGYVYLRALGITPPAFYER, encoded by the coding sequence ATGACGACCACGACCACTCCGTCCATCCTGACCCTCGACGCCCTGCTCACGCACTGGCAGGGCCACCGTGGCCTGACCCGCCGCGTGATCGAGGCCTTTCCCGAGGGTCAGCTGTTCACCTTCAGCGTGGGCGGCATGCGGCCCTTCGGGGAACTCGCGTGGGAGGTGTACGGCGTCACCGGCTACAACCTCCAGGGCCTGACCACCGACGACTGGAGCTGGAACCCGCCCGAGGCCGCGCCGCCCCACGACCGCGCCGCGCTGCTGGCCGCGTGGGACGCCCAGACCCCGCAGCTGGACGCCGCCGTGCCGGGCATTGACCCCGCGTGGTTCGTCGTGCCGCAGACGATGGCGTGGGGCACCATGGCGCCGCTGCACAGCGTCCTGTACGGCATCGACAACGAGATCCACCACCGCGCACAGGGCTACGTGTACCTGCGCGCCCTGGGCATCACGCCGCCCGCGTTCTACGAGCGCTGA
- a CDS encoding DinB family protein produces the protein MCALRVPASVLVPHWLGHRHVTRRVIAAFPEDQLFTYRPTETLRPFGEMAWELHGQTAYTLRGLLHGEWSRPTWPPLPGTDRAALLSAWDEQTRVIETGVPGVPEERYGETVTIPWGEMLTFTAVIGAIDNEIHHRGQGMVYLREMGTAPPAFWERA, from the coding sequence GTGTGTGCCCTGCGCGTGCCCGCCAGCGTGCTCGTTCCCCACTGGCTCGGTCACCGCCACGTGACCCGGCGCGTGATCGCCGCGTTCCCGGAGGATCAGCTGTTCACGTACCGCCCCACCGAGACCCTGCGCCCGTTCGGTGAGATGGCGTGGGAGCTGCACGGTCAGACCGCGTACACCCTGCGCGGCCTGCTGCACGGCGAGTGGAGCCGGCCCACGTGGCCCCCGCTGCCGGGCACCGACCGCGCGGCGCTGCTGAGCGCGTGGGACGAACAGACCCGCGTGATCGAGACCGGCGTGCCCGGCGTGCCGGAGGAGCGCTACGGCGAGACCGTGACGATCCCGTGGGGGGAGATGCTGACCTTCACCGCCGTGATCGGCGCGATTGATAACGAGATCCACCACCGGGGGCAGGGCATGGTCTATCTGCGCGAGATGGGCACGGCGCCCCCGGCCTTCTGGGAGCGCGCGTGA
- a CDS encoding DUF6157 family protein, translated as MSALTGYHDTLIATAPDSAATGGVVPARGVAAYQYALLCARPFSLTQADVLFLTAHRDTPGDPADVRAVRWDAFFAQPRACLRASPLPKTHGWGLHFDARGRVALVDSAAPEYRRLMDDPHTRVVPALRSARPRSEP; from the coding sequence GTGAGCGCCCTCACCGGCTACCACGACACCCTGATCGCCACCGCGCCGGACAGCGCGGCGACGGGCGGCGTGGTGCCGGCGCGGGGCGTGGCGGCGTACCAGTACGCTCTGCTCTGCGCGCGGCCCTTCTCGCTGACGCAGGCGGACGTGCTGTTCCTCACCGCGCACCGGGACACGCCGGGCGACCCGGCCGACGTGCGCGCCGTCCGCTGGGACGCCTTCTTCGCCCAGCCCCGCGCGTGCCTGCGCGCGTCGCCGCTGCCCAAGACGCACGGCTGGGGCCTGCACTTCGACGCGCGGGGCCGGGTCGCGCTCGTGGACAGCGCCGCGCCGGAGTACCGTCGGCTCATGGACGATCCCCACACCCGCGTCGTGCCCGCCCTGCGTTCCGCCCGCCCCCGGAGCGAACCGTGA
- a CDS encoding DUF3224 domain-containing protein codes for MSAHGTFSIRMTPHAPQEASSPDIGRLHFDKDWAGDLEGRSQGEMLSFGNPAGGTASYVVLEVFTGSLHGRAGAFAFRQVGDMHAGEVTLTYEVVPHSGSGDLRGLGGTLTLTREGGAHVYVLDHTLPEATP; via the coding sequence GTGAGCGCCCACGGCACCTTCTCCATCCGCATGACCCCGCACGCGCCGCAGGAGGCGTCCAGCCCGGACATCGGCCGGCTGCACTTCGACAAGGACTGGGCCGGCGACCTGGAGGGCCGCAGCCAGGGTGAGATGCTGTCCTTCGGGAACCCTGCTGGCGGCACCGCGTCGTACGTGGTGCTGGAGGTCTTCACCGGCTCGCTGCACGGCCGGGCCGGCGCCTTCGCGTTCCGGCAGGTGGGCGACATGCACGCCGGGGAGGTCACCCTGACCTACGAGGTCGTGCCGCACTCCGGCAGCGGTGACCTGCGCGGTCTGGGCGGCACCCTGACCCTGACCCGCGAGGGCGGCGCGCACGTGTACGTCCTCGACCACACCCTGCCGGAGGCGACCCCATGA